The DNA window CCACGCGCTGGCCAAAGTTCAGCACGATCACCACGGTGTTTTCATCGTAAGACACGCTTTGCTGCGAGAATTTCACCCGCAGATCGATGATCGGGACAATCACGCCGCGCAGGTTGGTAACACCCTTGATGAACGCCGGCGTGTTGGCGATGCGGGTCACCTGATCGTAGCCGCGAATTTCCTGCACCTTGAGGATATCGATGCCGTACTCCTCGTTGCCCAGGGTAAAAATCAGAAACTCTTGCCCTACCGTTTCGCCAGCCAATTTGCTGACGGCTGCCAATCCTGCCATATCATTCACCTTTTAAATCAATAAACTCATTATTATGCGGCGGCGTCCGTCAGACGCTTTTCACGGTTCAAGGTTTGCAACGCCGAGACATCGACGATCAAGGCCACGCTGCCGTCGCCCAAAATGGTCGCGGCGGAGATGCCCGGCACTTTGCGGTAGTTGCTTTCCAGATTCTTCACCACCACCTGATGCTGGCCAATCAGCTGATCCACCAGCAACGCATAGCGGCGGCCGGCGCTTTGCAGGATAACGACGATGCCCTGCGTGGCGTCGGTTTTGGCGCCGTCCACTTCAAATACCCGATACAGCTCCACCAGCGGCAGGTATTCGCCGCGTACCTGCAGCACGCGTTCGCCCCCGGCCAACGGATGCAGATCTTCCGCCTGCGGCTGCAGCGATTCCATCACCGCGTTCAGCGGCAGGATAAAGACTTCGTCGTTCACCTTGACCGACATGCCGTCGAGGATCGCCAGCGTCAGCGGCAGCAGGATGCGGATGGTGGTGCCTTTACCGGCCTGCGAACGGATCTCGACGTGGCCGCCCATCTCCTGAATATTCCGTTTCACCACGTCCATGCCGACGCCGCGGCCGGAAACGTCGGTCACCTGCTCGGCGGTGGAGAAGCCCGGCGCGAAGATCAGCATGCCGACCTCTTCGTCGCTCATGCTCTCGCTCACCGCCAGCCCTTGCGATGCGGCCTTGGCGAGAATTTTTTCGCGGTTCAGACCGGCGCCGTCGTCGATGACTTCAATACAGATGTTGCCGCCCTGGTGTTCGGCCGACAGCACCAGATTGCCCACCGCCGACTTGCCGGCGGCGATGCGGGTGGCCGGCTCTTCGATACCGTGATCGAGGCTGTTGCGCACCAGGTGCGTCAACGGATCGATAATGCGTTCGATCAGGCTCTTGTCCAGTTCGGTGGAACTGCCTTGCAGCGTCAGCTCCACCTGTTTGTTCAGCTTGCCGGCCAGATCGCGCACCAGACGCGGATAGCGGCTGAAGACGTATTCCATCGGCATCATGCGGATCGACATCACCGATTCCTGCAGATCGCGCGCGTTACGCTCCAGCTGGCTCATGCTGTTCAGCAGATCGCCGTGGTTCACCGGATCGAGCGTGCCGGAGCGCTGCGCCAGCATCGACTGGGTGATCACCAGCTCGCCCACCAGGTTGATCAGCTGATCCACTTTTTCCACCGCCACGCGAATGCTGGTGGACTCGCTCGCCTTGGCGCGCGCTTTTGGCGCTTCCGCCGCTGCGGCGGCCGGTTTGGCGGCAGGCGGCGCGGCGACCGCTGCCGGTAAGCTCGCTTCTGCAATGGCCGGTTCGCTTTGCGTCGGCGTCGAGAAGCTGATTTGTTCCGGTTCCAGCACGAAGCACAAAACGGCGCTGATGTCGTCTTCGCTGGCGGAGGTGAGCAACGTCACGTCCAGACTGTGTTCCGTCTGATGAGGATCTTTAACCTCGCCCAGGTTGCCCAGCTCTTCCAACATCAAGGGGATTTCACTGGCTTTCAGCCCGTTCAGGCTGATGCGCATGCCGCCTTCGATCGCCGCCGGCGCAGCAGCCGGCTTCTCGACAGGCAGCTGAACGGCCGGTTGAGCCGCAGGCGCCTCCTGCTGCTGTTGCGCCTCCAACGCCAGCTGGCGCAGCGCCTGGCAAATGTATTCAAAGCTTTCGGCGTCAGGCTGTTGCGAGGTTTTATAGGCGTCCAGTTGCTCCTGCATAATGTCTTTGGTTTCCAGAAACAGGTTGATAATCTCGGTGCTCAGGCTCATTTCCTGGCGTCTTGCACCGTCCAGCAGGTTCTCCAGCAGGTGGGTGGTTTCCTGCAGCACCGAAAAGCCAAAGGTCGCCGCACCGCCCTTGATCGAGTGCGCCGCACGGAAGATGGCGTTCAACGGCTCGATATCGGGGGCCAGCGGATCCAGCTCCAGCAGGTGTTGCTCCATGTCGGCCAGCAACTCGTCCGCCTCATCAAAGAAGGTCTGATAAAAATCGCTAATGTCCATGCTCACGGGGTCACCTCTGGCTGTGAGTCGCGGTTAGTCGGTGCGGGTGCGGCCGCCGGTTGCTCCGGCGCTTGGCCGGTCGGGGCTATCGCCGGGGATGCCTGCGATTGGGAGACGGGATCCGTCGCCGGCGGCATAGCTTGATCGGTCGGCGTTACCGCCTGGGGTTCCGGCGTTTGGCTGGCCGGCGCAGTCGCCGACGGCGCCAGCTGTTTCAGGCTGTCCGGCTGGGCGATATCCATCGCGTTGCTTTCGGCATTTTCATGTTCGATGCCTTCTTGCGTTTGCTTATTCAGCACCAGCACGGTGATGCGACGGTTAATCGCGTCATCGGCGCCGTGCTGTTTCAGGCTCATGGTGGCCGCCATGCCCACCACCCGCAACACCTTGCCTTCCGCCAGGCCGCCGGCGATCAGCTCGCGTCGGGAGGCGTTGGCGCGATCGGCCGACAGTTCCCAGTTGCTGTAGCCGCGCTCGCCGGTGGCGTAAGGGATATCATCGGTGTGGCCGGACAGGCTGATCTTGTTCGGCAAATCGTTGAGGATCGGCGCTATCGCCCGCAGAATATCGCGCATATAGCTCTCGACCTGCGCGCTGCCGGTTTTGAACATCGGCCGGTTTTGGCTATCGATAATCTGAATGCGCAACCCCTCGTCCATCATGTTGATCAGCAGATGCGGGCGCAGCGCCTTCAGGCGCGGATCGGACTCAATCAACTCATCCAGCTTTTCGCGCAGCTTGTTCAGGCGCAGCTCTTCGGCGCGCTTGTCCGGCGAATCGACCTGCTTTCTCACCAGGCCGTGCTGTTGCGTAGGATCGTCGCCGCCGCCCGGGATCGGGCTGCTTTCGGAACTGCTCTTGTCGCCGCTGGTCAGAGCGACCTTGAGCGGCGTGCGGAAATATTCGGCGATTTGCGTCAGCTCCTGCGGGCTGGCGATCGCCAGCAGCCACATCACCAGGAAGAACGCCATCATCGCCGTCATAAAGTCGGCATAAGCGATCTTCCAGGAGCCGCCGTGATGGGCGGCATGATGCGACTTGCGCTTTCTGACCAGAACGACCGGATGATTCTGTTTCATGCTTCTTCTTCTTCCGTCGCCTGCTGCGCCGGCGCTTTCACGCGACGCACGTGTTCTTCCAGCTCAACGAAAGAAGGACGTTCGGTGGTATACAGCGTTTTACGGCCAAACTCGACGGCGATCTGCGGCGCGTAACCGTTCAGGCTCGACAGCAGCGTGACCTTGATGCACTGCATCATCTTGACGTTTTCGGCGCTCTTCTGGCGCAGCAACGTGGCCAGCGGCGAGATGAAGCCGTAGGCCAGCAGAATACCGAGGAAAGTACCGACCATGGCGTTAGCGATCAGCGCGCCCAGTTCCGCAGCCGGCCGATCGGCCGAAGCCAGGGCGTGCACCACCCCCATCACCGCCGCGACGATACCGAACGCAGGCAAGGAGTCGCCCACCATCGCCAGGCTGCCGGCGGGCACTTCACTTTCCTGCTCGTAGGTTTCGATCTCTTCGTCCATCAACGCTTCGATCTCGAACGCATTCATATTGCCGCTCACCATCAGCCGTAAATAGTCGGTAATGAACTCCACCAGGGTGTTATCGGCAAGGATGCGCGGATAATTAGAGAAAATTTCACTTTCTTGCGGATTATCAATATCGAATTCGAGCGACAGCATGCCCTGCTGGCGCGATTTGGCCAGCAGGCGGAACAACAGCGCCATCAGATCCATATACAGATCTTTGTTGTATTTGGAACGGCGCATCAGCCGCGGCAGCGCGCGCAGCGTGGCTTTGATCGCCTTGCCGTTGTTGCCGACGATGAAGGCCCCGACCCCCGCCCCGCCGATAATCAGAAATTCCGCCGGCTGATACAACGCACCGAGATGACCGCCCACGATCAGGTAGCCGCCAAACACCGCACCCAATACCACGAGATAACCCAAAATAACTAGCACACGCATTCCTTAAATTAACAATGTGGATGGAAGGTGGGGCAAACGCGCCCTGGCGCGACAGACCAGGCTGCATGTCTGGGGGCGGCATGCCGCCCCTGCGTATCACACGTCGGTATTCATTGCCGAGAGCCGGCAATGTGGCGGCTCAAATGGCGCGTTTGACCTGCTCGTCCAGCAGTTGAGGAATAATATCGGCCAGTTGCGGCGAAAGTTTACGTCTTTTTACGGCGCGGGATGGGGGTTGGCATAAACTGCAGATGAAACCATTCAGCGGCTGATGCGCATGAGTGATAAATGCGCCGCCACAGCAGCTGCAGGCAGAGAGCTGCAACATGCCGCTATCGACGAAGCGCACCAGCGTCCAGGCACGGGTCAGCGCCAGCAACGGCGCCTCGCCGGCCTGCTGCGGACACTGCTCGAGATAGAGGCGATAGGCTTTGATCACGGCCTCCACCCCGCTGCACTGCCCGCTTTTCATCAGAAACAGGTAGGCGTTGTAAAACATCGACGAGTGAATATTTTGTTCCCAGGTCATAAACCAGTCGGTTGAGAACGGTAACATTCCTTTTGGCGGCGGGCTGCCGCGTAACTCCTTGTAAAGTTTAATCAAGCGCCCACGGCTGAGCTGAGTTTCGCTCTCCAGCATCTGCAATCGGGCTCCCAGCGAAATCAGCTCCATGGCGAGCTGAATGTCCTTGGCTTCTTGAACGATACTTTTCTCAACCATCATCAGGCTCTTTTCTTCGTCGGGCTAGCGTCTTTACTCGATAGCTCTTGCAGTAAATGGCTTGATAGCAAAATGCCGGTATGGATTTGTTGCAGATCGTCGACGCGCGACTCTTTGGTCAGGCGTTCGATGGTCTGGCTTTCGTTAAAGCGGAAGTGGCAAACCAGCTGGTTGGTCTCGGCCAGCTTAACCATTTGCGGCAAAGTCAGCTGTGCCAGCGCATCGGCCATGGTTTCATCAATACCAAGGCGGAACATCGCGGACGCTTTTTCATCGTTAATCAAACGCTGTGCTAAAAGTAAATATGACAGATTGATGTCATAAATATGCTTAAGTAATTCAGACGTACCCATATTCCCCATCCCGACAGACTATGTTTAAAAACATACGCTGGGTGATAAATTTTATCGCCCGTGACTTGGGTTGTTTCCCAAAGTTGGCAAATTAATCGCTCAAAAACGACTGCTATAATTTTCGACAATCGCTAAATTCGACCACTGTTCAGTATTTGCTACGAGCGTAAACCAACGTGTATGGATGTACAGCATTCTGCTTCGATAGTGTTTAGTCACCATGAAACTATTTTTACAAATTTAATAAGATTATTCCTAAAGCAGCGCAACTCTACCCCCGAACCATTAGCACACACAATGTAAGTGAGAGGCAATTTTAAATACAATGTGACATAGATCACAAAAATAAAAAATAATTAAGCCAAATACACCCAAATACGCTCACTTATTGACCGTCATTTTGCTTATAAAATAACCATAGGTAAAAAAACGTCTTAAAAACAATGTTTATGCGCCAAAAAATTATCTTTTTTAGATCAATTCGAACAAAAGCATCACCAAACCAAAATAACAGAACAAAAATCTGCATATAGGCAACAAACTCAGTATAAATAACCATTTGAGTTACTGAAAAATATCCAAGCTGAAAAATAACCAATGTAAACTATGAGGTTATTAGCTATCGGATTTGACTTAAGCCCTCAGCCTGAGGCTGTTCTAATTTTCAACATCAGGTGATTAAGGCTTATCAATGATTCGTAGGCGTAGTGAACAAGCTAACAGACGTAACGATATGTTTCTGTATTAGCACGATGCAAGAATATTTTTTCTGAGTTAAATTCCCCCAAAACGCCATATCGGCAGAAATCCATAAAACTTTAATGCTTTTTATTTCTTTTTCTGTTGCCGTTATAATTATTCCCCAGGTGAATAAATTATTAACCAGCCCCCCATTCCCCTCCCTTCATCGCGATAAAATAAAACGCAGTTTTGTTTTACTCTTCATATTTCTCCATCGAGAAAAACGGCTTTTCAACGCAAGCGGCGGCAACAAACACCGCGTAATGCCGTTGCGCCTCTTAGGGCAGGTGAAGAAAACGCCGCAAAACGACGGCGCGAACTTGCGCGCAGTAGGAACCGCGGTGCTTCTGCCGCCATCCCGTGCAGCCTCGCTCTGAGACTTTCCCTATTTCTTCATTTATCAGCAGGATGAGATTGCTGACGGCGCACGGGCATATTATGATTTATCAAAGCGCCGCCACGGGCGGCGCGACATCATTACCCAGTGCAATTTATCTACTTGAAATGATTTTTGTCAGGTCGTACATCGCTGCCTCGACGGCGCCGCCGTGAGCCGCCGATGTGTTATTCACCCGGCTTTAACTATTAACAGGCTATATTTTAATCATGACTGATACGCTCGAATATCTGCTGACATTCCGTAAATGCTCCTCTTTGGACAGCCTGGAGAAGGTGTACGACAAACTGAACTACTCCATTGAAAACGATACGGAAATGAGCAATATGTACCGTGCCGCCGACCACCGTCGCGCCGAGTTGGTGGCCGGTAAACTGTTCGATCTGGGCAAGGTGCCGAAAACGCTGTGGGCGCAGGTGCTTTAATTCAGTGAAATTACGTGCGGCAACGGTTTTATCTTTTATTGCTATATAACCGGGGCAAATTCGGCTTTTATTGCCGCGCGTGATGCGAAACACATTTATTACCCTCGCCAGGTTCTACCCTTTATCCGACGCAGTACTTCCACCAAGGCCGCCGATGCGGCAGCCTGAAACACGATGGATACAACAAGGAGTAGGATATGGGGTATCAAAACGTTCTGGTCACCGTCGCCGTTGCCCCTGACAGCCACCGCCTGGTGGAAAAGGCCGTCTCCATCGTTCGCCCTTACGGCGGCAGCATCACCTTGTTAAGCACCCTCGCCAACCCGGAAATGTACAATAATTTCGCCGGGCCGATGCTGGGCGATTTACGCTCGTTGATGGAGGAGGAAACCCGGTTGTTTATGGAAGAACTGCGTCAACGCGCCGGTTACCCGATCGCCAATACGTTGATCGTGCACGGCGAGCTGGGTGACAGCCTGGAATACGCCAGCCGCCGTCAGCCGTTCGACCTCCTGCTGTGCGGCAATCATCGTGACGGCATGATGAATAAGGTCTCCTGTTCCGCCGCCCGCTTTATCAATATCAGCCATATCGACGTGCTGATCGTTCCGCTCTAAGGCTAAGCACATTCGGTAACGTTGCCTTGCCGCCCCTGAACTAGGCTTAACGAATCTTGTTTGTCGCAACGCAAAGGAGCTTTCGATGTCCCCTTCTCAACAGAACCGCCGCTTCCTGCTGGCTTCGCGTCCGCACGGTGAACCGACGGCGGCGAACTTCCGTCTCGACACTGTCCCCGTGCCACAGCCCGGCGCCGGGCAGCTGGTGCTGCGTACCGTTTATCTGTCGCTGGATCCTTATATGCGCGGGCGCATGAGCGATGCCCCTTCCTACGCGCCGCCGGTCGAGATCGGTCAGGTGATGGTGGGCGGCACGGTATCGCGCGTCGCGGTCTCACAGCATCCCGACTTCAACGTCGGCGATTGGGTGTTGGGTTATGACGGCTGGCAAGATTATGCCCTGTCCGACGGTAGCGGCCTGCGCAACCTCGGCCCGCACCTGCCGCATCCTTCCCGCCTGCTGGGCGTGCTGGGCATGCCGGGGTTTACCGCTTACATGGGGCTGCTCGATATCGGTCAACCGCAGGCGGGTGAAACGCTGGTGGTGGCTGCCGCCAGCGGTGCAGTCGGTTCAGTGGTCGGCCAAATCGGGAAGCTGAAAGGCTGCCGCGTCGTCGGCGTTGCCGGCGGGGCGGAAAAATGCCGCTATGTGGTGGAAGAGTTGGGTTTCGACGCCTGTATCGATCACCGCGCCCCTGACTTTGCCGAACAGCTGGCGTCCGCCTGCCCTAAAGGCATCGACATCTATTACGAAAACGTCGGTGGGGCGGTGTTCGACGCCGTACTGCCGCTGTTGAACGCCAAAGCCCGCATTCCGGTATGCGGCATCATCGCCCATTACAATGCCACCGGGTTACCTGCGGGGCCGGACCGCTTGCCGCTGCTGGAAGGGCTGATCCTGCGCAAACGCATCCGTATGCAGGGCTTTATCATCTTCGACGACTACGGCTCGCGCTTTGATGAGTTCCTGCAACAAATGAGCATCTGGGTCGAACAGGGGAAAATCAAGTTCCGCGAGGACATCGTCGACGGACTGGAGCAGGCGCCGCAGGCGTTTATCGGCCTGCTGCAGGGCAAAAACTTCGGCAAACTGGTGATCCGCGTCGCC is part of the Serratia marcescens genome and encodes:
- the cheA gene encoding chemotaxis protein CheA — translated: MSMDISDFYQTFFDEADELLADMEQHLLELDPLAPDIEPLNAIFRAAHSIKGGAATFGFSVLQETTHLLENLLDGARRQEMSLSTEIINLFLETKDIMQEQLDAYKTSQQPDAESFEYICQALRQLALEAQQQQEAPAAQPAVQLPVEKPAAAPAAIEGGMRISLNGLKASEIPLMLEELGNLGEVKDPHQTEHSLDVTLLTSASEDDISAVLCFVLEPEQISFSTPTQSEPAIAEASLPAAVAAPPAAKPAAAAAEAPKARAKASESTSIRVAVEKVDQLINLVGELVITQSMLAQRSGTLDPVNHGDLLNSMSQLERNARDLQESVMSIRMMPMEYVFSRYPRLVRDLAGKLNKQVELTLQGSSTELDKSLIERIIDPLTHLVRNSLDHGIEEPATRIAAGKSAVGNLVLSAEHQGGNICIEVIDDGAGLNREKILAKAASQGLAVSESMSDEEVGMLIFAPGFSTAEQVTDVSGRGVGMDVVKRNIQEMGGHVEIRSQAGKGTTIRILLPLTLAILDGMSVKVNDEVFILPLNAVMESLQPQAEDLHPLAGGERVLQVRGEYLPLVELYRVFEVDGAKTDATQGIVVILQSAGRRYALLVDQLIGQHQVVVKNLESNYRKVPGISAATILGDGSVALIVDVSALQTLNREKRLTDAAA
- the motB gene encoding flagellar motor protein MotB, which gives rise to MKQNHPVVLVRKRKSHHAAHHGGSWKIAYADFMTAMMAFFLVMWLLAIASPQELTQIAEYFRTPLKVALTSGDKSSSESSPIPGGGDDPTQQHGLVRKQVDSPDKRAEELRLNKLREKLDELIESDPRLKALRPHLLINMMDEGLRIQIIDSQNRPMFKTGSAQVESYMRDILRAIAPILNDLPNKISLSGHTDDIPYATGERGYSNWELSADRANASRRELIAGGLAEGKVLRVVGMAATMSLKQHGADDAINRRITVLVLNKQTQEGIEHENAESNAMDIAQPDSLKQLAPSATAPASQTPEPQAVTPTDQAMPPATDPVSQSQASPAIAPTGQAPEQPAAAPAPTNRDSQPEVTP
- a CDS encoding NADP-dependent oxidoreductase — its product is MSPSQQNRRFLLASRPHGEPTAANFRLDTVPVPQPGAGQLVLRTVYLSLDPYMRGRMSDAPSYAPPVEIGQVMVGGTVSRVAVSQHPDFNVGDWVLGYDGWQDYALSDGSGLRNLGPHLPHPSRLLGVLGMPGFTAYMGLLDIGQPQAGETLVVAAASGAVGSVVGQIGKLKGCRVVGVAGGAEKCRYVVEELGFDACIDHRAPDFAEQLASACPKGIDIYYENVGGAVFDAVLPLLNAKARIPVCGIIAHYNATGLPAGPDRLPLLEGLILRKRIRMQGFIIFDDYGSRFDEFLQQMSIWVEQGKIKFREDIVDGLEQAPQAFIGLLQGKNFGKLVIRVADE
- the ydgT gene encoding transcription modulator YdgT, translated to MTDTLEYLLTFRKCSSLDSLEKVYDKLNYSIENDTEMSNMYRAADHRRAELVAGKLFDLGKVPKTLWAQVL
- the flhC gene encoding flagellar transcriptional regulator FlhC; amino-acid sequence: MMVEKSIVQEAKDIQLAMELISLGARLQMLESETQLSRGRLIKLYKELRGSPPPKGMLPFSTDWFMTWEQNIHSSMFYNAYLFLMKSGQCSGVEAVIKAYRLYLEQCPQQAGEAPLLALTRAWTLVRFVDSGMLQLSACSCCGGAFITHAHQPLNGFICSLCQPPSRAVKRRKLSPQLADIIPQLLDEQVKRAI
- the cheW gene encoding chemotaxis protein CheW — protein: MAGLAAVSKLAGETVGQEFLIFTLGNEEYGIDILKVQEIRGYDQVTRIANTPAFIKGVTNLRGVIVPIIDLRVKFSQQSVSYDENTVVIVLNFGQRVVGIVVDGVSDVLSLTAEQIRPAPEFAVTLATEYLTGLGSLGERMLILVDIEKLLSSEEMSLVDSVAKSV
- the flhD gene encoding flagellar transcriptional regulator FlhD; translated protein: MGTSELLKHIYDINLSYLLLAQRLINDEKASAMFRLGIDETMADALAQLTLPQMVKLAETNQLVCHFRFNESQTIERLTKESRVDDLQQIHTGILLSSHLLQELSSKDASPTKKRA
- the motA gene encoding flagellar motor stator protein MotA, with the translated sequence MLVILGYLVVLGAVFGGYLIVGGHLGALYQPAEFLIIGGAGVGAFIVGNNGKAIKATLRALPRLMRRSKYNKDLYMDLMALLFRLLAKSRQQGMLSLEFDIDNPQESEIFSNYPRILADNTLVEFITDYLRLMVSGNMNAFEIEALMDEEIETYEQESEVPAGSLAMVGDSLPAFGIVAAVMGVVHALASADRPAAELGALIANAMVGTFLGILLAYGFISPLATLLRQKSAENVKMMQCIKVTLLSSLNGYAPQIAVEFGRKTLYTTERPSFVELEEHVRRVKAPAQQATEEEEA
- the uspC gene encoding universal stress protein UspC, with product MGYQNVLVTVAVAPDSHRLVEKAVSIVRPYGGSITLLSTLANPEMYNNFAGPMLGDLRSLMEEETRLFMEELRQRAGYPIANTLIVHGELGDSLEYASRRQPFDLLLCGNHRDGMMNKVSCSAARFINISHIDVLIVPL